The genomic interval CAAGGTCTGTGCTGCCATTCGTAGCGCCGTTGCAACGCGATTAGCCACTTGGCGAGTCTGCGAACTCTTGCGCTTGCCGCCTGTGATTCGGCTGCCTGGACACAGCCCTAAGCAAGAGGCAAAATGCTTAGCTGAGGGAAATTTTGACGGGTCTAAGCCCAACTCAGACAACAGCGTCAGGACGGTGAGGACTCCAAAGCCATCAACTTGAGTGAAGTCCACGCCACTGATGCGGTACAAATGCGTTCGCAAATCAAAGCTTGGGGCATTTCCGGGTTGTTTTTTTCCACGTCGTTTGGCAGCAGGTAAGGGGTTTGTGGCAACTTCAATGCGGTCTGCAAACTGATTGAGGCACGCTTCAATTTCAGCATCACAGGCGGCAATCTGGGTCTCAAAGACATCGTAGAGTTGTAATTCCTGATGCAGCACAAACACCAGTTCCGGGCGGTAGTCGCCATTCAATGCCACCGCAATCTCATCCGTACTGGCATGAATGCGGCGATCTTTGAGTGCTGCGAGTTTGTGCAAGTCTCGTTCGCCAGACACAATCGCCCGAATGATTGTAAGTCCAGTCGTGCCGCTGATATCGCTAATCACCCGGTGCAGTTGTACATTCATCTGAGTCAAGGCTTTTTGCATCCGCTGAATGTGAGTGCTGGCACTCTTGATCAAGGTATCGCGCTGGCGAATGTAGCTACGCAGCACACAGATTTGGTCATCAGGACGGAAGGAGCCTGCTAGTAACCCATCGCTATGGAGTTGTCGCAACCATTGACAGTCGAGCACATCACTTTTGCGTCCCGGTACGGTTTTTCCCTGTCGAGCATTGACTAACTTGACTTCAAATCCTTGCGTTTCGAGAATCTGAAATACCGCAATCCAATACACTCCGGTTGCTTCCATTACCACGGTCTCAATGCCACACTGTTTGAGCCACGCTGCCATCGCATATAGGTCAGCGGTAAAACACCCAAAGCGGCGAACGCATTCACTGTCTCGTCCCTCTGGAACGCTCACCCAATGGTAGTCCGCGCCCAGATCAATGCCTGCGGCATTCGGATTGATCATCGAGAGTTCAGGCTGTGATGACGGCATGGATTCACCCTCCCTAGCATGGTTGAAAAGCTGCCCTGACCTGGATGGCGCTGCTCATACAGTCTCCTAAACGGGATAGTGGATCTCACTTCACCAACAGCTTAATCGCCACCTTCCAGAACCAGGCTGAGATACGGGCACTGACGCACCAGTGATAAATCGGTCTTTGCTATCAGGGCATTGCCTTCACTGTAAAACACTGCTATGTCTCTCAACTTTAGTGTTTCTTTTTTTCTTAACGAACGCTTCCGTTCCTTAATGGCTGAGATCTTGCAGCAGTCTCAGAAACCGGGTTTCTTGCGAGAATCAATGCGTGAAACCCTTGATATTTGGTTTAGAAACCCGGTTTCTCTACCCTTGTTGAGAATGGTGCAAGATGTGAGATAAAGGATAAAAGAATGAGGGAAAACTTGGTGGCAGAATAGGGGTGTTGTTCGTGCTAGATTGACCCATGTCTTCTCTTGCCCCCACACCCCACACCCCACACCCCA from Kovacikia minuta CCNUW1 carries:
- a CDS encoding IS110 family RNA-guided transposase, whose product is MPSSQPELSMINPNAAGIDLGADYHWVSVPEGRDSECVRRFGCFTADLYAMAAWLKQCGIETVVMEATGVYWIAVFQILETQGFEVKLVNARQGKTVPGRKSDVLDCQWLRQLHSDGLLAGSFRPDDQICVLRSYIRQRDTLIKSASTHIQRMQKALTQMNVQLHRVISDISGTTGLTIIRAIVSGERDLHKLAALKDRRIHASTDEIAVALNGDYRPELVFVLHQELQLYDVFETQIAACDAEIEACLNQFADRIEVATNPLPAAKRRGKKQPGNAPSFDLRTHLYRISGVDFTQVDGFGVLTVLTLLSELGLDPSKFPSAKHFASCLGLCPGSRITGGKRKSSQTRQVANRVATALRMAAQTLVRSHSALGAFHRRMQARLGAPKAITATAHKLARIFYHLWTSGEAFVDPGMETYEQQDQERVVKNLKKKARALGFDLVAKPAAPECVS